From one Candidatus Thorarchaeota archaeon genomic stretch:
- the cas1 gene encoding CRISPR-associated endonuclease Cas1 — translation MHTVILEEFGTFLGKKRDRLVVKKDGKTLAEFPVSQVERVIVSSAGASLSSAALYLAVENRVPVSFTYSDGTPFGFLTPTEGHGTVLTRRAQYLEAGTEKALHLAKGFVTGKLLNQQALLSQWARSRTRTDAESSDKLFELADRVKVAQTELGGIEGPIDVRTRDSIMNIEGRAASAYWEGVAAIVPDEFDFSNRNTRSAKDPFNMMLNYGYGILYSEVWSAVNAGGLDPFAGFLHVDRPGRPSLVLDLIEEFRQQAVDRVIVRLTTKQVIRAAETAESGELSKQTRQVLATEVVGRLSEQVQVRDSKIELKNAIVRQAWAVAKFLRGESSRYEPFSLRW, via the coding sequence GTGCACACGGTGATACTGGAAGAGTTCGGGACGTTCCTAGGCAAGAAGCGCGACCGGCTAGTGGTCAAGAAGGACGGGAAGACACTTGCGGAGTTCCCGGTATCGCAGGTAGAGCGGGTGATAGTGTCTTCAGCAGGGGCATCGCTCAGCTCGGCGGCGCTCTACCTTGCTGTTGAGAATCGCGTACCCGTATCGTTCACGTACTCGGACGGGACGCCCTTTGGGTTTCTGACACCGACTGAGGGACATGGCACGGTGCTTACGAGGCGAGCCCAGTATCTTGAGGCCGGGACGGAGAAGGCTCTACATCTGGCGAAGGGGTTTGTGACGGGCAAGCTTCTGAACCAGCAGGCGCTTCTGAGTCAGTGGGCGAGGAGCCGGACGAGGACGGACGCTGAGAGCTCGGACAAGTTGTTCGAGCTAGCAGACAGGGTCAAGGTCGCGCAGACGGAGCTGGGAGGAATTGAAGGTCCGATTGATGTCCGTACGCGTGATTCGATCATGAACATAGAGGGCAGGGCGGCGAGCGCCTACTGGGAGGGTGTGGCTGCGATAGTGCCAGACGAGTTTGACTTCAGCAACCGAAACACGAGGAGTGCGAAGGACCCATTCAACATGATGCTCAACTATGGATATGGGATACTCTACTCGGAGGTGTGGTCTGCAGTCAATGCGGGCGGTCTCGACCCGTTCGCGGGCTTTCTTCATGTGGACCGACCTGGACGACCGTCGCTGGTCCTCGACCTGATAGAGGAGTTTCGTCAGCAGGCCGTCGACAGAGTGATTGTGCGTCTGACGACCAAGCAGGTGATACGCGCCGCTGAGACCGCTGAGAGCGGCGAGCTGTCAAAACAGACGAGACAGGTGCTTGCCACGGAGGTTGTGGGGCGTCTCTCCGAGCAGGTGCAGGTGCGAGACAGCAAGATAGAGCTGAAGAACGCGATAGTGCGCCAAGCATGGGCTGTGGCCAAGTTTCTGAGGGGCGAGTCTTCAAGATACGAGCCGTTCAGCCTGAGGTGGTAG
- the cas2 gene encoding CRISPR-associated endonuclease Cas2 — MRWIVVYDITNDVLRGKVSERLKDYGLERIQYSAFQGELLRHALASLKTDLRRMLNEGEETDSVIIFPLCDSCFKTRITIGADKEMEGDAERVSLF; from the coding sequence ATGAGGTGGATAGTGGTATACGACATCACCAACGACGTTCTCCGTGGAAAGGTCAGCGAGAGGCTCAAGGACTACGGACTCGAGAGAATCCAATACAGCGCCTTTCAGGGCGAGCTGCTCAGACACGCCCTCGCCTCACTGAAGACGGACCTGCGCCGGATGCTGAACGAGGGTGAGGAGACGGACTCCGTGATCATATTCCCGCTGTGCGACTCGTGCTTCAAGACCAGGATAACGATAGGAGCAGACAAGGAGATGGAGGGAGATGCCGAAAGAGTATCCTTATTCTAG
- the cas4 gene encoding CRISPR-associated protein Cas4 has protein sequence MPKEYPYSRATDVDEDYLTPTDVKQYMFCPLVTYFTRVLRLRPIMGSQQEEAKKSHNRLTGLERRRESVLKVKLPFGVMQKEFDIPLYSERLRVLGRLDMLVVTDEGEHIPVEFKDMTSHRGQVLLDHKYQLVCLALLLEDVNRVIVRRGLAHYMNDETTVQVLLTHSLKRRTEHIISAIKQMVESGERPSPRPQCRRTLVGCGFADQCRDLV, from the coding sequence ATGCCGAAAGAGTATCCTTATTCTAGAGCGACTGATGTGGATGAGGACTATCTGACGCCCACCGATGTCAAGCAGTACATGTTCTGCCCACTCGTGACCTACTTCACTCGGGTACTCCGCCTCAGACCGATAATGGGCTCTCAACAGGAGGAGGCCAAGAAGTCACACAATCGGCTCACTGGGCTTGAGAGACGCCGTGAGTCCGTGCTGAAGGTGAAGCTGCCGTTCGGTGTCATGCAAAAGGAGTTCGACATCCCTCTGTACTCGGAGAGGCTGAGAGTCCTAGGAAGACTGGACATGCTTGTCGTGACAGACGAAGGCGAACACATCCCTGTGGAGTTCAAAGACATGACGAGCCATCGAGGTCAGGTGCTTCTCGACCACAAGTACCAGCTGGTATGTCTTGCTCTGCTCCTCGAGGATGTGAATCGGGTGATTGTGAGGCGCGGTCTGGCCCACTACATGAACGATGAGACGACTGTGCAGGTCCTACTGACTCACAGTCTCAAGAGGCGAACTGAACACATCATCAGCGCCATCAAGCAGATGGTCGAGTCGGGAGAGCGACCATCACCAAGGCCACAGTGCAGAAGGACGCTGGTCGGCTGTGGGTTTGCCGATCAGTGCAGAGACCTAGTGTGA
- the cas10d gene encoding type I-D CRISPR-associated protein Cas10d/Csc3 produces MVRTVTKEGDDRFFGLLRSLMSVAIREEWGSKYAKFSAKHKQSLFVHAVNAFSVARKLGEMLFDLNEDETIVACVGAFFHDYQKAEPKWQEAALSFLRREGAPQDGAFDHDDGGPEAKAKLKALLEAVEGKLNSEGQKESLVTITDRVLNLVVYTHDTENRAAATRRRTQVGPADRLVPLIRLADSMASMKEPKDILNRARDLDIPAQKRVHFEYHELSVIRGLVSSFLNEALTGLMKECGYEPLLHFGKGVAYLCIGEPRQIPNFRDRLQQLISEQEDRFRASDIYKMGMTNAVIGPLTQTNWPCLQIVQTEDIPDIIRHLSAMPAMNKPAEDGKSTMANASDAEKEKIRQFLTKCGAGENKSDETLALMISDFNLFIYFADFLRNYRKYAEAAGRGSEYTKKVNALLSQHSLGFTLESMSDATNTAGLIRKLEVITILWDLDGARLHLSKDRRKQQEDRFIAIMSSVLRDFSETAPDLIPQEALSLLMTDIQHVPVGVMTSTEIKDISEETEKRYLEGKDQKKRICSFCGAEGVKDAPATLFGDGSQRFSNLLPAGCMIGAGRKAQVCALCLVESTLRAFFFPSAPATTFVVIPDMSLSPDLAQQWAEGVAAFVRTETVGLSPAYAWNMNRVYTALVRGETIDNATALAAMLRPTNQAVDKLAKHLQAEWQSPSDLAYDVLTADVEKTFEAIAEGHLSGTIRLHPQHTEEFKTPSRTQGTAYLTPSHMFVFFRNPLYLDDKESPSTVAIRTYLLALIVSSVFHARVIVVDGFQPLSNLSMDGTVRISVPAPAQVALSCLGISGEVSLHEVREALRRLSSITLIGMSYVEGLGKDRLLRLATMNRGAILRRSELEEWSELSKSQKRRLIDLLSVLPEVSGEPSTL; encoded by the coding sequence ATGGTACGTACTGTGACGAAAGAAGGTGACGACAGGTTCTTCGGACTCCTGAGATCGTTGATGTCAGTTGCAATTCGGGAAGAGTGGGGCAGCAAGTACGCCAAGTTCTCAGCGAAGCACAAGCAGTCGCTCTTCGTCCATGCAGTGAATGCGTTTTCCGTCGCCAGAAAGCTGGGCGAAATGCTGTTTGACCTTAATGAAGATGAGACTATCGTCGCATGCGTTGGCGCCTTCTTCCATGACTATCAGAAGGCCGAGCCCAAGTGGCAAGAGGCTGCCTTGAGTTTCCTGAGAAGAGAGGGCGCACCGCAGGATGGCGCGTTTGACCACGACGATGGCGGACCAGAGGCGAAGGCCAAGCTGAAGGCGTTGCTTGAGGCGGTTGAAGGCAAGCTGAACTCAGAGGGACAGAAGGAGTCGCTCGTCACAATCACGGACCGCGTCCTGAACCTAGTGGTCTATACACACGACACTGAGAACAGAGCGGCCGCAACTAGACGTAGAACCCAAGTGGGCCCGGCTGATAGGTTGGTCCCGCTGATTCGTCTGGCTGACAGCATGGCCAGCATGAAAGAACCAAAGGACATTCTCAACAGAGCACGAGACCTAGACATCCCTGCTCAGAAGAGGGTCCACTTCGAGTACCACGAGCTGTCGGTAATCAGAGGGCTTGTCAGCAGCTTCCTGAACGAGGCACTGACAGGTCTGATGAAGGAGTGTGGCTATGAGCCTCTTCTTCACTTCGGCAAGGGTGTGGCATACCTGTGCATTGGGGAGCCGAGACAAATCCCCAACTTCAGAGACCGCCTCCAGCAGTTGATCTCTGAGCAGGAGGACCGTTTTCGAGCCTCTGACATCTACAAGATGGGAATGACCAACGCGGTCATAGGACCGCTGACTCAGACTAACTGGCCCTGTCTTCAGATAGTCCAAACGGAGGACATCCCCGACATCATCCGGCACCTCTCAGCAATGCCAGCCATGAACAAGCCCGCAGAGGACGGCAAGTCAACCATGGCCAATGCCAGTGACGCGGAGAAAGAAAAGATAAGGCAATTCCTAACCAAGTGTGGTGCGGGCGAGAACAAGAGCGACGAAACCCTCGCCCTGATGATAAGCGACTTCAACCTATTCATCTACTTTGCGGACTTCCTCAGGAACTACCGGAAATACGCCGAGGCAGCTGGAAGAGGAAGCGAGTACACCAAGAAGGTCAATGCTCTTCTCTCGCAGCACTCACTGGGTTTCACATTGGAGTCGATGTCAGACGCCACGAACACAGCTGGGCTGATAAGAAAGTTAGAAGTCATCACCATACTCTGGGACCTAGACGGAGCGCGACTCCACCTGTCGAAAGACCGGCGGAAGCAGCAGGAGGACCGCTTCATCGCAATCATGAGTTCTGTATTGCGAGACTTCAGTGAAACAGCGCCAGATCTCATCCCACAAGAGGCCCTGAGTCTCTTGATGACAGACATACAACACGTACCCGTCGGAGTGATGACCAGCACCGAGATCAAAGACATCTCAGAAGAAACTGAGAAGAGGTATCTGGAGGGTAAGGACCAGAAGAAGAGGATATGCAGCTTCTGTGGGGCTGAGGGAGTCAAAGATGCACCTGCAACTCTCTTCGGTGACGGGTCGCAGAGATTCTCGAACCTCCTTCCGGCGGGATGCATGATTGGCGCGGGGAGAAAGGCACAGGTATGTGCATTGTGCCTCGTTGAGTCGACCCTCAGAGCTTTCTTCTTCCCATCTGCTCCTGCCACCACCTTCGTGGTCATTCCAGACATGTCGCTGAGCCCTGACCTTGCGCAGCAGTGGGCCGAGGGGGTAGCTGCATTCGTCCGCACTGAAACGGTCGGACTATCCCCGGCGTATGCATGGAACATGAATCGGGTATACACAGCACTTGTTCGCGGTGAAACCATTGACAATGCCACCGCACTGGCTGCAATGCTCCGCCCGACGAACCAGGCAGTTGACAAGCTCGCCAAGCATCTGCAGGCAGAATGGCAGAGTCCGAGTGACCTCGCCTACGACGTTCTGACAGCAGATGTCGAGAAGACATTCGAAGCGATTGCAGAAGGGCATCTCAGCGGCACGATAAGACTCCATCCGCAGCATACGGAGGAGTTCAAGACTCCAAGCAGGACTCAGGGCACAGCCTACCTGACGCCCAGCCACATGTTTGTCTTCTTCAGAAACCCCCTGTATCTTGACGACAAGGAATCGCCCAGTACAGTGGCAATCAGGACATACTTGCTTGCGCTCATAGTGTCCAGTGTCTTTCATGCCAGGGTGATCGTGGTGGATGGTTTCCAGCCACTCTCCAACCTGTCAATGGATGGCACTGTGCGTATCAGCGTCCCTGCGCCTGCCCAGGTGGCGCTGTCTTGCTTGGGAATCTCTGGAGAAGTCAGTCTTCACGAGGTCCGTGAAGCGCTTAGGAGGCTCTCATCAATCACGCTCATCGGAATGAGCTATGTTGAGGGACTGGGCAAGGACAGACTACTGCGCCTTGCTACAATGAATCGGGGAGCAATCCTGAGAAGGTCAGAGCTTGAAGAGTGGTCTGAGCTCTCAAAGTCGCAGAAGAGACGGCTGATTGACCTGCTCAGTGTGCTCCCTGAAGTATCAGGAGAACCATCAACATTGTGA
- a CDS encoding beta-galactosidase: MDKEEQKYDIEQIAAARKKAADALVEYLKTFRPEDAGTDSKHALMGPVGKLLTRLTTTGEINWEAVKGFVLSIHKNQQKGRMPASAAERLDDTVRYLAELRALLPPTKWLKTVEDLDDEVFFRVYKEKLVGQKVWVQKEFQEWLERKYKTIDRVNEIVGPDYGYSSFKDVEDPWSVPEELDDDVKEFWEERKKTKKEEQ; encoded by the coding sequence ATGGATAAGGAAGAACAGAAGTACGATATCGAACAGATAGCTGCTGCTCGGAAGAAGGCTGCTGACGCCTTGGTCGAATACCTAAAGACGTTTCGACCCGAGGACGCCGGGACAGACTCCAAGCATGCGCTCATGGGTCCTGTGGGCAAACTGCTGACAAGGCTGACGACTACAGGAGAGATAAACTGGGAAGCGGTAAAGGGCTTCGTACTGAGCATCCACAAGAACCAGCAGAAGGGCCGGATGCCAGCCAGTGCAGCGGAAAGACTTGACGACACAGTCCGGTACTTGGCTGAACTGCGGGCTCTGCTGCCGCCGACCAAGTGGCTCAAGACCGTGGAAGACCTGGACGACGAGGTCTTCTTCAGGGTCTACAAGGAGAAGCTTGTTGGACAGAAGGTCTGGGTCCAGAAGGAGTTTCAAGAGTGGCTCGAGCGGAAGTACAAGACAATCGACAGAGTCAACGAGATTGTCGGGCCGGACTACGGCTACTCATCTTTCAAGGATGTAGAGGATCCGTGGTCGGTGCCGGAGGAACTCGACGATGACGTGAAGGAGTTCTGGGAAGAACGAAAGAAGACAAAGAAGGAGGAACAATAG
- the cas7d gene encoding type I-D CRISPR-associated protein Cas7/Csc2, with product MPAKTGIPSSFRRLEPYLAEEISPLLDAKVVQVLLLRQTHDYTIFRTEESRELNTVVVPESIVSTKPVVKVAFLASKQKAPESRMFTRLLRTVDKNNECHLKDELCMKCPRCALFGAVSVKGREYNIKHRIEYSTAYSIEAYEDLLESITFNAVDEASQLTGQALNLSHNVRPLANFPSVVTLNSATWYELAMYLKTLLATKSYGAETRTKGDMRNVVLGIVAGYEEVITSLEYCLELSAVWEKETDLESVTERVLRKYAQLSASRGNLVVLTADETKKLLAEVQDVPLDADFVGAMQKHVDAFVVKATPKEKAKKGKK from the coding sequence ATGCCAGCAAAGACAGGAATACCATCTAGCTTTAGGAGACTCGAACCATACCTCGCAGAGGAGATATCCCCACTGCTCGATGCAAAGGTAGTCCAAGTGCTCCTACTCAGGCAGACACACGACTACACGATCTTCAGGACAGAGGAGAGCCGCGAACTGAACACAGTGGTAGTCCCGGAGAGTATCGTATCGACAAAACCGGTCGTCAAGGTGGCGTTTCTCGCATCGAAGCAGAAGGCACCGGAGAGCAGGATGTTCACGCGGCTCCTCAGGACCGTCGATAAGAACAACGAGTGTCACCTGAAGGACGAGCTGTGCATGAAGTGCCCGCGGTGTGCTCTGTTTGGAGCGGTCTCCGTCAAGGGGCGAGAGTACAACATCAAGCACAGGATAGAGTACTCGACCGCGTACTCCATAGAGGCCTACGAGGACCTGCTAGAGTCAATCACGTTCAATGCTGTTGACGAGGCCTCGCAGCTGACCGGTCAGGCTCTCAACCTGTCCCACAACGTGCGGCCGCTTGCGAACTTTCCGTCGGTGGTCACACTCAACTCTGCGACGTGGTACGAGCTGGCCATGTACCTCAAGACGCTGCTGGCGACCAAGTCGTACGGTGCCGAGACGAGGACCAAGGGAGACATGCGCAACGTTGTCCTCGGGATTGTGGCAGGCTACGAAGAGGTGATCACCTCGCTAGAGTACTGCCTTGAGCTGTCTGCAGTATGGGAAAAGGAGACCGACCTCGAGTCCGTCACCGAAAGGGTGCTGAGGAAGTATGCTCAACTCAGTGCATCAAGGGGTAACTTGGTGGTTCTCACAGCAGACGAGACAAAGAAGCTGCTTGCAGAGGTCCAGGATGTGCCGCTTGATGCTGACTTCGTCGGCGCAATGCAGAAGCATGTCGACGCCTTCGTTGTGAAAGCCACACCCAAAGAGAAGGCCAAGAAAGGAAAGAAGTGA
- the cas5d gene encoding type I-D CRISPR-associated protein Cas5/Csc1, whose protein sequence is MSGRPAVSLALMTCHDFLLYASQDYGATARPARIIGNYALMYALNRHIPGIRRVTSLSTPFYGEDLPMMQTYATPAAHVDDFPYYQSGSARRWLSHQIQVGGSVSGSWRHGDPVMITWNSIGESLLDKMEQDSLNIPKVGAYYRYPPLTTYYFYSVGGDLPRLVRIGKKYIPARISTTELEVEERTGVFQPTCPVTVADLPDDTMIRSGSLLTVPPSPVLIGAELEGRYLECKDPEGLIHRLPAPKTDIYRSVWGGKMVS, encoded by the coding sequence ATGTCTGGGAGACCGGCCGTCAGTCTGGCACTCATGACCTGTCATGACTTCCTTCTGTATGCCAGCCAGGACTACGGTGCGACAGCCCGGCCAGCGCGCATAATCGGCAACTACGCGCTGATGTATGCGCTGAATCGCCACATTCCAGGGATACGCAGAGTGACATCGCTGAGCACCCCATTCTACGGGGAGGACTTGCCAATGATGCAGACATATGCGACTCCAGCAGCACATGTCGATGACTTCCCGTACTATCAGTCAGGGAGTGCAAGGCGCTGGCTGAGTCACCAGATTCAGGTCGGTGGCTCAGTCAGTGGCTCCTGGCGTCACGGAGACCCGGTCATGATCACCTGGAACAGCATCGGTGAGAGCCTGCTGGACAAGATGGAGCAAGACAGTCTCAACATACCCAAGGTGGGTGCATACTACCGGTACCCACCTCTGACCACGTACTACTTCTACTCAGTGGGAGGTGACCTGCCAAGACTGGTGAGGATTGGCAAGAAGTACATTCCAGCGAGGATATCCACGACAGAGCTGGAAGTGGAAGAGCGTACTGGGGTGTTTCAACCAACCTGCCCTGTCACAGTTGCTGACCTCCCAGATGACACTATGATAAGGTCAGGAAGCCTGCTCACTGTGCCACCGAGCCCAGTCCTCATTGGGGCAGAGCTAGAGGGGCGGTATCTCGAATGCAAGGACCCTGAGGGACTCATCCACCGTCTGCCTGCGCCCAAGACAGACATCTACCGGAGTGTCTGGGGAGGGAAGATGGTCAGTTGA
- the cas3 gene encoding type I-D CRISPR-associated helicase Cas3', whose product MTNECIGNIKGLYDHQVRTIRSQSSVVVLDAPTGSGKTLAALARVLVRRTPAIFVYPTNSLVTDQVYSIMSLLMRLGYQPNLIDEDWDPSSPSPVNGENVVDIIHATGETLEHLGGGAKGSVLERVLSGTDRPERMRILLTNPDTLYLVAGGFYYRHGRISDQLFKFQAVVVDEFHLYAGPVLARLVLMLNEMHSLSNPPVELLFLSATHGDLLDLLRGSYPDLDLIVARSFPDGGKDRRRIKAATHGEVRCCSKVLGSEKDAEEDTEEVAKEIARMYHAPYDWQEKASIKVLGIFSSVTFAIAVAKRVKEILHEQELDGDSIVKQIHGLVPKAYRVDMKSCSENILIGTSAIEVGVDFNVPFLVMEAHDLASFLQRFGRSGRHGPCEFRIYVPYEMATRLGEKNDWSYPDMIAQAEEAFRMMPSYAGFICSKQMRTLMLAMALAGSKEYDRYRREEDFDYKAAQEYFLHLLEANKSVSIGGVKLVDVIGPTDANSLDVDLKRYTVKVMAKYSFMRGSLNSLLVRLPGGMIGISRDHVISEMDVFDVFRLSGKLEDASKHWASVPGPLKKRYDEDSPVFVANEFTRGGRPSASIDPGAQARRKTAVFARNDTTLRSRDRCMTDALNEMLEKRNLVFFWRGMTRMTDYRIPRVYADGESGALVIGDWALVAEYLAERARKEAAAE is encoded by the coding sequence TTGACGAACGAGTGCATAGGCAACATCAAGGGGCTCTACGACCATCAGGTGCGCACCATCCGGTCTCAGAGCAGTGTTGTGGTGCTCGATGCGCCCACCGGGTCTGGTAAGACCCTAGCTGCACTTGCAAGAGTACTTGTGCGTCGGACGCCTGCGATATTCGTCTATCCAACAAACTCACTGGTCACAGACCAAGTATACTCAATCATGAGTCTACTGATGCGTCTGGGTTACCAACCTAACCTGATTGACGAGGACTGGGACCCATCTTCACCCAGCCCGGTCAACGGTGAGAATGTCGTCGACATCATCCATGCGACAGGTGAGACCCTTGAGCACCTGGGCGGAGGTGCGAAGGGAAGCGTCTTGGAGCGGGTCCTCTCCGGGACAGACAGGCCGGAACGCATGAGAATCCTGCTGACGAATCCAGACACCCTGTACCTGGTGGCAGGCGGGTTCTATTACAGGCACGGGCGGATCAGCGACCAGCTCTTCAAGTTCCAAGCCGTGGTGGTTGATGAGTTTCACCTGTACGCCGGACCGGTCCTGGCCAGACTGGTTCTGATGCTGAACGAGATGCACAGTCTCTCCAACCCGCCGGTAGAACTTCTCTTTCTCAGTGCGACTCACGGAGACCTACTTGACCTTCTGCGCGGAAGCTATCCGGACCTAGACCTGATAGTGGCCAGGTCCTTCCCAGACGGCGGCAAGGACAGGCGGAGGATAAAGGCTGCGACGCACGGTGAGGTCAGGTGCTGTTCGAAGGTCCTCGGTAGTGAAAAGGATGCAGAGGAGGACACAGAGGAGGTTGCAAAGGAGATTGCTCGGATGTACCACGCCCCCTATGACTGGCAAGAGAAGGCCAGCATCAAGGTACTCGGGATCTTCAGCTCCGTCACATTTGCAATCGCTGTGGCTAAGAGAGTCAAGGAGATACTCCATGAACAGGAACTAGATGGCGACAGCATTGTGAAGCAGATACACGGGCTGGTGCCAAAGGCATATCGCGTGGATATGAAGTCGTGCTCTGAGAACATCCTGATTGGCACCTCGGCCATCGAAGTCGGAGTGGACTTCAATGTGCCATTCCTTGTAATGGAAGCTCATGACCTGGCATCGTTTCTTCAGAGGTTCGGAAGGAGTGGACGACATGGACCCTGCGAGTTCCGAATCTACGTCCCATATGAGATGGCAACGCGACTGGGCGAGAAGAACGATTGGTCATACCCTGACATGATTGCCCAGGCCGAAGAGGCGTTTCGGATGATGCCATCGTATGCAGGTTTCATCTGCAGCAAGCAGATGCGCACTCTGATGCTTGCCATGGCTCTGGCAGGTAGCAAGGAGTATGACAGATACCGAAGAGAGGAGGACTTCGACTACAAGGCCGCGCAGGAGTACTTCCTTCATCTGCTTGAGGCAAACAAGAGCGTGAGCATAGGGGGTGTGAAGTTGGTTGATGTGATAGGTCCCACAGACGCCAATTCACTGGACGTTGACCTCAAGAGATACACTGTCAAAGTCATGGCCAAGTACAGCTTCATGAGAGGCTCACTGAACAGCCTCCTTGTACGCCTCCCGGGCGGGATGATTGGCATCTCGAGAGACCACGTCATTTCAGAGATGGATGTCTTCGATGTCTTCCGACTCTCAGGCAAGCTCGAAGACGCATCCAAGCACTGGGCATCGGTACCCGGGCCATTGAAGAAGAGGTATGATGAGGACTCGCCAGTCTTTGTGGCGAACGAGTTCACAAGAGGAGGCAGGCCTAGCGCTTCGATAGACCCCGGGGCTCAGGCTCGGCGGAAGACAGCAGTGTTCGCAAGGAACGATACGACTCTGCGCAGCCGAGACCGCTGCATGACTGATGCTCTTAATGAGATGCTTGAGAAGCGGAACTTGGTCTTCTTCTGGAGGGGCATGACCCGAATGACAGACTACCGGATTCCAAGAGTATACGCCGATGGAGAGAGTGGAGCATTAGTAATAGGCGACTGGGCTCTTGTGGCAGAGTACTTGGCCGAGAGAGCGAGGAAGGAGGCGGCAGCAGAATGA
- the cas6 gene encoding CRISPR system precrRNA processing endoribonuclease RAMP protein Cas6, with product MIELQFQVLSPVTGNLGFTGTPLRAAFLNLINDCDDELSNQIHDSRAIRTYALQPFGCGADYTTTVRAGEEYRFRVNLLDSDRFQDIVRKFALGAQKSLRIHHEVFPILRVDFNAYDAGKTMETWFDDFKRSFKDEVHLVVHYLTPTQLSAYGSDFACLFPQPERVFSSLLRVWNQIEHTTSLERVSEYRDWLESRVYVSGYRLHTAQVSLGRNRSVVGFVGRVVYTVTDARSPLGLLTAGLAKFAEISNIGKNRTAGFGQVEVRIEHEDHKEVNRTVPTA from the coding sequence ATGATTGAACTTCAGTTTCAGGTCCTCAGCCCGGTCACTGGCAACTTGGGATTCACAGGCACGCCGCTGAGAGCCGCCTTCCTGAACCTGATCAATGACTGCGACGACGAGCTTAGCAATCAGATTCACGACTCAAGAGCAATCCGCACCTATGCTCTGCAGCCGTTCGGTTGCGGCGCTGACTACACAACCACAGTCCGGGCAGGAGAGGAGTACAGATTCCGCGTGAATCTGCTGGACTCCGACAGGTTCCAGGACATAGTGAGGAAGTTCGCACTAGGAGCACAAAAGTCGCTCAGGATACATCACGAGGTCTTTCCCATCCTGCGTGTTGACTTCAATGCGTACGATGCTGGAAAGACAATGGAGACATGGTTTGATGACTTCAAGCGGTCCTTCAAAGATGAGGTGCATCTGGTAGTCCACTACCTGACACCTACTCAGCTATCGGCATACGGTTCGGACTTTGCCTGTCTGTTCCCGCAACCGGAACGCGTCTTCAGCTCACTACTTCGGGTGTGGAATCAGATTGAACACACAACATCTCTGGAGAGAGTATCCGAGTACCGGGACTGGCTGGAGTCAAGAGTGTACGTCTCTGGATACAGACTGCACACAGCCCAAGTTTCTCTTGGGCGCAACAGGAGCGTTGTCGGCTTCGTCGGTCGTGTCGTCTACACGGTCACGGACGCACGGTCACCCCTAGGTCTTCTGACTGCCGGACTCGCCAAGTTCGCGGAAATCAGTAACATAGGAAAGAACCGGACAGCAGGGTTCGGGCAAGTCGAAGTCAGGATAGAGCACGAAGACCACAAGGAGGTGAACAGGACTGTACCAACTGCCTGA